The Populus nigra chromosome 14, ddPopNigr1.1, whole genome shotgun sequence genome has a segment encoding these proteins:
- the LOC133673535 gene encoding BRAP2 RING ZnF UBP domain-containing protein 2-like isoform X4 gives MLISASFVLLLFTTFWRCELLDGMEDQYSILTRFDTQDSTDKFYLHFNGRQYNSLEEEVCQVLFTVDVQFTGYSGSLEHSQPSTRSTAEQPSCPVCLERLDQDMGGILTTICNHSFHCSCISKWTDSSCPVCRYCQQQPEKSICIVCQTSENLWICVLCGFVGCGRYKGGHAIQHWKETQHCYSLELDTQRVWDYVGDNYVHRLIQSKTDGKLVELNSPNVHAYDGCGGCDCADSGVSEALLNSKVEAIVNEYNELLATQLENQNLFFGTLLEEVEEETERGISKAVKKAISQKLQKFQAKLDRCIKEKKFLDDLNENLVKNQEIWKAKISEIEEREKMALKIKDDKIQDLEEQLRDLMVSLEAGSTVEQLCISNELKDEAFLPILVESSSGKSPKGGKKANNQRKS, from the exons ATGCTGATTTCTGCCAGTTTTGTGCTTCTTTTATTCACCACATTTTGGAGATGCGAATTATTAG ATGGAATGGAGGATCAGTATAGTATACTTACAAGATTTGACACTCAAGACTCTACtgataaattctaccttcattTCAATGGTAGACAATATAATTCTTTGGAG GAAGAAGTGTGCCAGGTGCTTTTCACAGTTGATGTCCAGTTCACTGGTTACAGTGGTTCACTCGAACACTCTCAGCCATCTACAAGAAGCACAGCTGAACAGCCGTCATGTCCAGTTTGTCTTG AGAGACTAGACCAAGACATGGGTGGAATTCTTACAACTATCTGTAACCATTCTTTTCACTGCTCttgcatttcaaaatggacagaCTCTTCTTGTCCG GTTTGCCGATATTGCCAGCAACAACctgaaaaatcaatttgtatTGTATGTCAAACTTCTGAGAATCTATGGATTTGTGTTTTATGTGGTTTTGTCGGCTGTGGCAG GTATAAAGGAGGACATGCCATACAACATTGGAAAGAAACACAACACTGCTATTCTCTTGAATTGGACACACAACGTGTGTGGGATTATGTTGGTGACAATTATGTTCACCGACTGATTCAATCAAAAACTGATGGGAAGTTAGTTGAGTTGAATTCCCCCAATGTGCATGCTTATGATGGTTGTGGAGGTTGTGACTGTGCAGACTCTGGAGTTAGTGAGGCTCTTTTGAACAGCAAAGTTGAAGCA ATTGTCAACGAGTACAATGAACTCCTTGCAACTCAACTTGAGAACCAAAATCTT ttttttggGACCTTGCTGGAAGAAGTTGAAGAAGAAACTGAAAGGGGAATTTCTAAAGCTGTTAAGAAGGCTATTTCTCAAAAACTACAGAAGTTTCAGGCCAAGCTGGATAGATgtataaaagagaagaaattccTTGATGAT CTCAATGAGAATTTAGTGAAAAATCAGGAGATATGGAAGGCAAAGATATCGGAAATTGAAGAGAG GGAGAAAATGGCTTTGAAAATAAAGGACGATAAAATTCAGGACCTGGAAGAAcag CTTAGGGATTTGATGGTGTCCCTGGAAGCGGGAAGCACGGTGGAGCAGCTATGTATATCGAATGAACTCAAGGATGAAGCTTTCTTGCCAATATTAGTGGAATCGTCTTCAGGGAAGAGTCCCAAGGGGGGCAAAAAGGCTAATAACCAGAGAAAAAGCTGA
- the LOC133673535 gene encoding BRAP2 RING ZnF UBP domain-containing protein 2-like isoform X2, which produces MSSSSSTAAVSRASPEEHFWQLTAEESSSSLSEALPFSSGNPRIEETRGVMHLFSNDAVSDLPVRRKPLVAVIGVPNHMTYADFCQFCASFIHHILEMRIIRLDGMEDQYSILTRFDTQDSTDKFYLHFNGRQYNSLEEEVCQVLFTVDVQFTGYSGSLEHSQPSTRSTAEQPSCPVCLERLDQDMGGILTTICNHSFHCSCISKWTDSSCPVCRYCQQQPEKSICIVCQTSENLWICVLCGFVGCGRYKGGHAIQHWKETQHCYSLELDTQRVWDYVGDNYVHRLIQSKTDGKLVELNSPNVHAYDGCGGCDCADSGVSEALLNSKVEAIVNEYNELLATQLENQNLFFGTLLEEVEEETERGISKAVKKAISQKLQKFQAKLDRCIKEKKFLDDLNENLVKNQEIWKAKISEIEEREKMALKIKDDKIQDLEEQLRDLMVSLEAGSTVEQLCISNELKDEAFLPILVESSSGKSPKGGKKANNQRKS; this is translated from the exons ATGTCATCCAGCTCAAGCACTGCTGCAGTCAGCAGGGCCTCGCCAGAGGAGCACTTCTGGCAACTTACAGCTGAGGAATCATCGTCGTCATTGAGTGAGGCGTTGCCTTTCTCCTCTGGAAACCCTAGGATTGAAGAGACACGAGGCGTCATGCACCTTTTCTCCAATGATGCTGTTTCGGATCTCCCT GTCAGAAGGAAACCTCTTGTGGCTGTGATTGGAGTGCCAAACCACATGACTTATGCTGATTTCTGCCAGTTTTGTGCTTCTTTTATTCACCACATTTTGGAGATGCGAATTATTAG GTTAGATGGAATGGAGGATCAGTATAGTATACTTACAAGATTTGACACTCAAGACTCTACtgataaattctaccttcattTCAATGGTAGACAATATAATTCTTTGGAG GAAGAAGTGTGCCAGGTGCTTTTCACAGTTGATGTCCAGTTCACTGGTTACAGTGGTTCACTCGAACACTCTCAGCCATCTACAAGAAGCACAGCTGAACAGCCGTCATGTCCAGTTTGTCTTG AGAGACTAGACCAAGACATGGGTGGAATTCTTACAACTATCTGTAACCATTCTTTTCACTGCTCttgcatttcaaaatggacagaCTCTTCTTGTCCG GTTTGCCGATATTGCCAGCAACAACctgaaaaatcaatttgtatTGTATGTCAAACTTCTGAGAATCTATGGATTTGTGTTTTATGTGGTTTTGTCGGCTGTGGCAG GTATAAAGGAGGACATGCCATACAACATTGGAAAGAAACACAACACTGCTATTCTCTTGAATTGGACACACAACGTGTGTGGGATTATGTTGGTGACAATTATGTTCACCGACTGATTCAATCAAAAACTGATGGGAAGTTAGTTGAGTTGAATTCCCCCAATGTGCATGCTTATGATGGTTGTGGAGGTTGTGACTGTGCAGACTCTGGAGTTAGTGAGGCTCTTTTGAACAGCAAAGTTGAAGCA ATTGTCAACGAGTACAATGAACTCCTTGCAACTCAACTTGAGAACCAAAATCTT ttttttggGACCTTGCTGGAAGAAGTTGAAGAAGAAACTGAAAGGGGAATTTCTAAAGCTGTTAAGAAGGCTATTTCTCAAAAACTACAGAAGTTTCAGGCCAAGCTGGATAGATgtataaaagagaagaaattccTTGATGAT CTCAATGAGAATTTAGTGAAAAATCAGGAGATATGGAAGGCAAAGATATCGGAAATTGAAGAGAG GGAGAAAATGGCTTTGAAAATAAAGGACGATAAAATTCAGGACCTGGAAGAAcag CTTAGGGATTTGATGGTGTCCCTGGAAGCGGGAAGCACGGTGGAGCAGCTATGTATATCGAATGAACTCAAGGATGAAGCTTTCTTGCCAATATTAGTGGAATCGTCTTCAGGGAAGAGTCCCAAGGGGGGCAAAAAGGCTAATAACCAGAGAAAAAGCTGA
- the LOC133673535 gene encoding BRAP2 RING ZnF UBP domain-containing protein 2-like isoform X3, with the protein MMLFRISLRKPLVAVIGVPNHMTYADFCQFCASFIHHILEMRIIRLDGMEDQYSILTRFDTQDSTDKFYLHFNGRQYNSLEEEVCQVLFTVDVQFTGYSGSLEHSQPSTRSTAEQPSCPVCLERLDQDMGGILTTICNHSFHCSCISKWTDSSCPVCRYCQQQPEKSICIVCQTSENLWICVLCGFVGCGRYKGGHAIQHWKETQHCYSLELDTQRVWDYVGDNYVHRLIQSKTDGKLVELNSPNVHAYDGCGGCDCADSGVSEALLNSKVEAIVNEYNELLATQLENQNLFFGTLLEEVEEETERGISKAVKKAISQKLQKFQAKLDRCIKEKKFLDDLNENLVKNQEIWKAKISEIEEREKMALKIKDDKIQDLEEQLRDLMVSLEAGSTVEQLCISNELKDEAFLPILVESSSGKSPKGGKKANNQRKS; encoded by the exons ATGATGCTGTTTCGGATCTCCCT AAGGAAACCTCTTGTGGCTGTGATTGGAGTGCCAAACCACATGACTTATGCTGATTTCTGCCAGTTTTGTGCTTCTTTTATTCACCACATTTTGGAGATGCGAATTATTAG GTTAGATGGAATGGAGGATCAGTATAGTATACTTACAAGATTTGACACTCAAGACTCTACtgataaattctaccttcattTCAATGGTAGACAATATAATTCTTTGGAG GAAGAAGTGTGCCAGGTGCTTTTCACAGTTGATGTCCAGTTCACTGGTTACAGTGGTTCACTCGAACACTCTCAGCCATCTACAAGAAGCACAGCTGAACAGCCGTCATGTCCAGTTTGTCTTG AGAGACTAGACCAAGACATGGGTGGAATTCTTACAACTATCTGTAACCATTCTTTTCACTGCTCttgcatttcaaaatggacagaCTCTTCTTGTCCG GTTTGCCGATATTGCCAGCAACAACctgaaaaatcaatttgtatTGTATGTCAAACTTCTGAGAATCTATGGATTTGTGTTTTATGTGGTTTTGTCGGCTGTGGCAG GTATAAAGGAGGACATGCCATACAACATTGGAAAGAAACACAACACTGCTATTCTCTTGAATTGGACACACAACGTGTGTGGGATTATGTTGGTGACAATTATGTTCACCGACTGATTCAATCAAAAACTGATGGGAAGTTAGTTGAGTTGAATTCCCCCAATGTGCATGCTTATGATGGTTGTGGAGGTTGTGACTGTGCAGACTCTGGAGTTAGTGAGGCTCTTTTGAACAGCAAAGTTGAAGCA ATTGTCAACGAGTACAATGAACTCCTTGCAACTCAACTTGAGAACCAAAATCTT ttttttggGACCTTGCTGGAAGAAGTTGAAGAAGAAACTGAAAGGGGAATTTCTAAAGCTGTTAAGAAGGCTATTTCTCAAAAACTACAGAAGTTTCAGGCCAAGCTGGATAGATgtataaaagagaagaaattccTTGATGAT CTCAATGAGAATTTAGTGAAAAATCAGGAGATATGGAAGGCAAAGATATCGGAAATTGAAGAGAG GGAGAAAATGGCTTTGAAAATAAAGGACGATAAAATTCAGGACCTGGAAGAAcag CTTAGGGATTTGATGGTGTCCCTGGAAGCGGGAAGCACGGTGGAGCAGCTATGTATATCGAATGAACTCAAGGATGAAGCTTTCTTGCCAATATTAGTGGAATCGTCTTCAGGGAAGAGTCCCAAGGGGGGCAAAAAGGCTAATAACCAGAGAAAAAGCTGA
- the LOC133673535 gene encoding BRAP2 RING ZnF UBP domain-containing protein 2-like isoform X1, whose protein sequence is MFSTAMSSSSSTAAVSRASPEEHFWQLTAEESSSSLSEALPFSSGNPRIEETRGVMHLFSNDAVSDLPVRRKPLVAVIGVPNHMTYADFCQFCASFIHHILEMRIIRLDGMEDQYSILTRFDTQDSTDKFYLHFNGRQYNSLEEEVCQVLFTVDVQFTGYSGSLEHSQPSTRSTAEQPSCPVCLERLDQDMGGILTTICNHSFHCSCISKWTDSSCPVCRYCQQQPEKSICIVCQTSENLWICVLCGFVGCGRYKGGHAIQHWKETQHCYSLELDTQRVWDYVGDNYVHRLIQSKTDGKLVELNSPNVHAYDGCGGCDCADSGVSEALLNSKVEAIVNEYNELLATQLENQNLFFGTLLEEVEEETERGISKAVKKAISQKLQKFQAKLDRCIKEKKFLDDLNENLVKNQEIWKAKISEIEEREKMALKIKDDKIQDLEEQLRDLMVSLEAGSTVEQLCISNELKDEAFLPILVESSSGKSPKGGKKANNQRKS, encoded by the exons ATGTTTTCAACAGCCATGTCATCCAGCTCAAGCACTGCTGCAGTCAGCAGGGCCTCGCCAGAGGAGCACTTCTGGCAACTTACAGCTGAGGAATCATCGTCGTCATTGAGTGAGGCGTTGCCTTTCTCCTCTGGAAACCCTAGGATTGAAGAGACACGAGGCGTCATGCACCTTTTCTCCAATGATGCTGTTTCGGATCTCCCT GTCAGAAGGAAACCTCTTGTGGCTGTGATTGGAGTGCCAAACCACATGACTTATGCTGATTTCTGCCAGTTTTGTGCTTCTTTTATTCACCACATTTTGGAGATGCGAATTATTAG GTTAGATGGAATGGAGGATCAGTATAGTATACTTACAAGATTTGACACTCAAGACTCTACtgataaattctaccttcattTCAATGGTAGACAATATAATTCTTTGGAG GAAGAAGTGTGCCAGGTGCTTTTCACAGTTGATGTCCAGTTCACTGGTTACAGTGGTTCACTCGAACACTCTCAGCCATCTACAAGAAGCACAGCTGAACAGCCGTCATGTCCAGTTTGTCTTG AGAGACTAGACCAAGACATGGGTGGAATTCTTACAACTATCTGTAACCATTCTTTTCACTGCTCttgcatttcaaaatggacagaCTCTTCTTGTCCG GTTTGCCGATATTGCCAGCAACAACctgaaaaatcaatttgtatTGTATGTCAAACTTCTGAGAATCTATGGATTTGTGTTTTATGTGGTTTTGTCGGCTGTGGCAG GTATAAAGGAGGACATGCCATACAACATTGGAAAGAAACACAACACTGCTATTCTCTTGAATTGGACACACAACGTGTGTGGGATTATGTTGGTGACAATTATGTTCACCGACTGATTCAATCAAAAACTGATGGGAAGTTAGTTGAGTTGAATTCCCCCAATGTGCATGCTTATGATGGTTGTGGAGGTTGTGACTGTGCAGACTCTGGAGTTAGTGAGGCTCTTTTGAACAGCAAAGTTGAAGCA ATTGTCAACGAGTACAATGAACTCCTTGCAACTCAACTTGAGAACCAAAATCTT ttttttggGACCTTGCTGGAAGAAGTTGAAGAAGAAACTGAAAGGGGAATTTCTAAAGCTGTTAAGAAGGCTATTTCTCAAAAACTACAGAAGTTTCAGGCCAAGCTGGATAGATgtataaaagagaagaaattccTTGATGAT CTCAATGAGAATTTAGTGAAAAATCAGGAGATATGGAAGGCAAAGATATCGGAAATTGAAGAGAG GGAGAAAATGGCTTTGAAAATAAAGGACGATAAAATTCAGGACCTGGAAGAAcag CTTAGGGATTTGATGGTGTCCCTGGAAGCGGGAAGCACGGTGGAGCAGCTATGTATATCGAATGAACTCAAGGATGAAGCTTTCTTGCCAATATTAGTGGAATCGTCTTCAGGGAAGAGTCCCAAGGGGGGCAAAAAGGCTAATAACCAGAGAAAAAGCTGA